In one window of Posidoniimonas corsicana DNA:
- a CDS encoding bifunctional GNAT family N-acetyltransferase/carbon-nitrogen hydrolase family protein, with protein MPKTPLAELKIRRWKKADIPAIVACQQAAYPRLDEESLQDQRKFELQLAAFPEGQFLAEADGKVVGYCSSLIVTIDDELPWHSYDEMTGVGTFNTHDPGGDSLYGSDIAVHPDYRGRGVAAALYKRRKSLMKRLNLRRMIAGGRIPGYAEHAKKLTAQNYIEAVRQGALKDPALSAHLKAGYQVRGVHYGYLSDAESMNFATLLEMPNPRFDPAKRLIAGAPIRKSVRKVRVCAAQYQMRPLADWQQFAYQVEFFADAANEYHCHFLLMPEMFTAQLFSLLPAELESFEAVKRLAEWTDQYKELCLRMAAKHGLYLIGGSHPALVDDELRNRAYLFTPSGETYWQDKLHITSVERQYYGMQPGDALKVFDTPVGRIGILICYDVEFPELTRLLVQNGIEILFVPFAVYERKGYHRVRYCAQARAVENVIYVALAGSVGNLPQVRSFLINYAQSAICTPCDFSFPKDGIIAEAEPNVETVVIGELDLNDLSVQRDIGSVLPLQDRRDDLYETRGKTKVEVVTVR; from the coding sequence ATGCCAAAAACGCCGCTCGCGGAACTCAAGATCCGCCGTTGGAAGAAGGCCGACATCCCGGCCATCGTCGCCTGCCAGCAGGCCGCCTACCCGCGGCTCGATGAGGAGAGCCTGCAGGACCAGCGCAAGTTCGAGCTGCAGCTCGCCGCGTTCCCCGAGGGGCAGTTCCTGGCGGAGGCCGATGGGAAGGTCGTCGGCTACTGCTCCTCGCTGATCGTCACGATCGACGACGAGCTGCCGTGGCACTCGTACGACGAGATGACCGGCGTCGGCACGTTCAACACGCACGACCCGGGCGGCGACTCGCTGTACGGCTCGGACATCGCCGTGCACCCGGACTACCGGGGGAGGGGCGTGGCGGCGGCGCTGTACAAGCGCCGCAAGTCGCTGATGAAGCGGCTCAACCTGCGGCGGATGATCGCCGGCGGCCGGATCCCGGGCTACGCCGAGCACGCCAAGAAGCTGACGGCGCAGAACTACATTGAGGCCGTCAGGCAGGGGGCGCTGAAGGACCCCGCGCTGTCGGCCCACCTCAAGGCCGGCTACCAGGTGCGCGGCGTGCACTACGGCTACCTTAGCGACGCCGAGAGCATGAACTTTGCGACGCTGCTCGAGATGCCCAACCCGCGTTTCGACCCGGCCAAGCGGCTCATCGCGGGCGCTCCGATTCGCAAGTCGGTCCGCAAGGTCCGGGTCTGCGCGGCCCAGTACCAGATGCGCCCGCTGGCCGACTGGCAGCAGTTCGCGTACCAGGTAGAGTTCTTCGCCGATGCCGCCAACGAGTACCACTGCCACTTCCTGCTGATGCCGGAGATGTTCACCGCCCAGCTCTTCAGCCTGCTGCCGGCGGAGCTGGAGTCGTTCGAGGCGGTCAAGCGGCTCGCCGAGTGGACCGACCAGTACAAGGAACTGTGTCTGCGGATGGCGGCCAAGCACGGGCTGTACCTGATCGGGGGCTCGCACCCCGCCCTGGTCGACGACGAACTCCGCAACCGCGCGTACCTGTTCACCCCGTCGGGCGAGACCTACTGGCAGGACAAGCTGCACATCACCTCGGTCGAGCGGCAGTACTACGGCATGCAGCCCGGCGACGCGCTCAAGGTGTTTGACACCCCGGTCGGCCGGATCGGCATCCTGATCTGCTACGACGTCGAGTTCCCGGAGCTGACCCGGCTGCTGGTGCAGAACGGCATCGAGATCCTCTTCGTCCCGTTCGCGGTGTACGAGCGGAAGGGCTACCACCGCGTGCGTTACTGTGCCCAGGCCCGCGCAGTGGAGAACGTCATCTACGTGGCGTTGGCCGGCTCGGTCGGCAACCTGCCGCAGGTCCGCAGCTTCCTGATCAACTACGCTCAGTCCGCCATCTGCACGCCGTGCGACTTCTCGTTCCCGAAGGACGGGATCATCGCCGAGGCCGAGCCCAATGTCGAAACGGTGGTGATCGGCGAGCTGGACCTGAACGACCTGTCCGTGCAGCGCGACATCGGCAGCGTGCTGCCGCTGCAGGACCGCCGCGACGACCTCTACGAGACGCGGGGCAAGACCAAGGTCGAGGTCGTGACCGTGCGCTAG